One window of the Synechococcus sp. CC9311 genome contains the following:
- a CDS encoding CCA tRNA nucleotidyltransferase has product MERPGLPPQLLPALQALASEVGVSRLALVGGAVRDALLHDEHCDPWRELPDLDLVMEGSASELAAALQRHYGDERVQEVRVHGAYGTAELSFDGVLLDLAGARQDHYPAPGENPVVESGSLERDLERRDFTVNAMALELSLSGDREPLLLDPHGGQAHLERRELAFLHASSVADDPTRVIRAARYGARLGFVLTPSSQDQLRTTLKRWPWSWRHGQSTEHVPPALGTRLRMELELLFENEPWLKALELLQQWGALALLDPLLSSNATLIRRLRWAMRLKVPLILALVAAATDPCSLGQRLQLPLRQQRLLEESMSLTNWLHSEVLPQAWVGWSAVQWTEALETRAWSPESVVLTVAMGVPCWRPMLRWWGRWRKIRSPLSAKDLIASGIPAGPGLGLALHQARVKALDSMR; this is encoded by the coding sequence GTGGAGCGTCCAGGTCTTCCACCTCAGCTTTTACCGGCACTTCAGGCCCTCGCGTCAGAAGTTGGAGTGTCCCGGTTGGCTCTCGTGGGCGGTGCTGTGCGAGATGCCTTGTTGCACGATGAGCACTGCGATCCATGGCGAGAATTGCCGGATCTGGATTTGGTGATGGAGGGGTCGGCCTCTGAGTTGGCGGCTGCTCTTCAGCGGCACTACGGAGATGAGCGGGTCCAGGAGGTGCGTGTTCATGGTGCCTATGGCACAGCTGAGCTGTCCTTCGATGGCGTGTTGCTCGATCTAGCGGGCGCGAGGCAAGACCACTACCCGGCACCGGGCGAAAACCCTGTGGTGGAGAGTGGCTCCTTGGAGCGCGATTTGGAGCGTCGGGATTTCACGGTGAATGCGATGGCCTTGGAGTTGTCGCTTTCTGGCGATCGTGAACCATTGCTTTTGGACCCGCACGGCGGTCAAGCCCATCTTGAGCGCCGTGAACTTGCCTTCTTGCATGCGTCCAGCGTTGCTGATGACCCCACGCGGGTTATTCGTGCTGCTCGCTATGGGGCTCGACTGGGGTTTGTGTTAACACCAAGCTCTCAGGACCAACTGCGCACAACCTTGAAACGTTGGCCTTGGTCTTGGCGGCATGGCCAATCAACCGAACATGTTCCCCCTGCATTAGGCACACGCTTGCGGATGGAATTGGAGTTGCTGTTTGAGAATGAACCGTGGCTAAAAGCTTTGGAGCTACTGCAGCAATGGGGAGCATTAGCCCTACTCGATCCGCTTCTGTCCTCGAACGCGACGCTCATCCGTCGCTTGCGTTGGGCGATGAGGTTGAAAGTGCCATTGATATTGGCTCTGGTGGCTGCTGCTACTGACCCTTGCTCGCTAGGACAGCGTCTGCAGCTTCCGCTTCGTCAGCAGCGCTTGTTGGAGGAATCGATGTCCTTGACAAACTGGTTGCACTCAGAAGTGTTGCCACAAGCATGGGTTGGCTGGAGCGCAGTTCAGTGGACGGAAGCTTTGGAGACTCGAGCTTGGTCACCTGAGTCAGTTGTCTTAACTGTGGCAATGGGCGTGCCATGTTGGCGCCCGATGTTGCGTTGGTGGGGGCGCTGGCGAAAGATCCGATCGCCACTGAGTGCAAAAGATTTGATCGCAAGCGGCATACCCGCTGGACCAGGTCTTGGATTAGCCCTTCATCAGGCCAGAGTGAAGGCGCTTGACTCTATGAGATGA
- a CDS encoding O-antigen ligase, with translation MGSSKSHPQLSSQPLVRLTRIFQDISRNLLSNDDLINALIPFSVALHLTKQSRELGLISLFAWLVLQMSAAIRKLILKSSTQATLVAWGGLLGFLLLNARNVIERDDYRGPVQFLLILTGLLISSQFSKKQWLSLLRWLGIAIIPIATWFAWRMHLNDDWSIRSIYRIYYEYTKQSMGSINRLATTAGLLTLSAWYSTTQMHQIPARAASLIIAFAGYLIVLGTGSRMAIIAVPIAISIPWLWMRINNRLSAKQLIITSIATLGLTGSLAWHFVIAKGFASSDVMRLRMASCWIDKGMLKPTERFWIGTGFDSAKLREACEYIRPGSPFGHAHNTLANIAGHHGLLGIIVLISFSMLVAYGLLRQQRVSTKIFSWPPFNSTSWAEISLGLNLTLLIFAASTTIYVSSPINQVLIGLGAGSALAWQSPDQSQ, from the coding sequence ATGGGGTCCTCCAAGAGCCATCCGCAATTGAGTTCACAACCACTCGTCAGGCTGACAAGAATTTTTCAGGACATATCAAGAAACCTGCTAAGCAACGACGATCTAATTAATGCGCTGATACCCTTCAGCGTGGCACTCCACCTAACCAAACAAAGTCGTGAGCTTGGCTTAATCAGCTTATTTGCATGGTTAGTTTTACAAATGTCAGCGGCCATCCGCAAACTGATCCTTAAAAGCTCAACTCAAGCAACCCTAGTAGCCTGGGGAGGCCTGCTTGGATTCCTTCTCTTAAATGCCCGAAATGTGATCGAACGCGACGATTACAGAGGACCAGTACAATTTTTATTAATCCTCACGGGCCTATTAATTAGCAGTCAATTCAGCAAAAAACAGTGGCTAAGTCTTCTTCGCTGGCTCGGCATCGCAATTATCCCAATTGCTACATGGTTCGCCTGGAGAATGCACCTAAACGACGACTGGTCAATAAGATCTATTTATCGTATTTACTACGAATACACCAAGCAGAGCATGGGTAGCATCAACAGACTGGCAACGACTGCTGGCTTATTGACCTTATCTGCATGGTATAGCACTACTCAAATGCACCAAATTCCTGCAAGAGCAGCAAGTCTAATAATTGCATTCGCAGGATATTTAATCGTTCTAGGTACCGGTTCGCGCATGGCCATCATCGCCGTACCAATAGCAATCTCTATCCCTTGGCTTTGGATGCGGATTAACAATCGTCTATCAGCGAAACAATTAATCATTACATCCATTGCCACCCTCGGATTAACAGGGAGCTTGGCTTGGCATTTCGTGATTGCAAAAGGGTTTGCATCAAGTGATGTGATGCGGCTGCGCATGGCATCTTGCTGGATCGACAAGGGAATGCTCAAACCAACAGAGCGCTTCTGGATCGGAACAGGCTTCGACTCAGCCAAGCTACGGGAAGCGTGTGAATACATACGCCCAGGAAGTCCTTTTGGGCACGCTCACAACACACTCGCCAACATTGCAGGCCACCATGGACTACTTGGAATAATTGTACTTATAAGTTTTTCAATGCTAGTTGCGTATGGACTATTGCGTCAGCAACGGGTCTCAACCAAAATATTTTCTTGGCCTCCATTTAACTCAACTAGCTGGGCAGAAATTAGCCTAGGACTAAATCTCACTTTATTAATATTTGCAGCCTCAACAACGATATATGTATCTAGCCCAATCAATCAGGTTTTAATAGGCTTAGGGGCCGGCTCTGCCCTCGCATGGCAAAGCCCAGATCAATCGCAATGA
- the selD gene encoding selenide, water dikinase SelD gives MKGHLVLAGGGHSHALLLRKWVMNPGSRPNTFITLVSRHSTALYSGMVPGLVAGLYQREELEIDLRQLTDQAEVALIVAEIKGLDPAKHKLWLADRPPIGYDQLSLNVGCITNNLGPIQQDTLAIKPLEQALTAIDEADANSLTAPVRILGSGLAAIEVSLALRHRWPSRTLSLQARTDSIHPPFQRGLALAGVSVQPASTPGGRTKPSLQGKKSLDLNCTGSCAPTWLKDSGLPVDERGRVRTEATLEVLGHSGHFAAGDCAVIDADPRPASGVWAVRAAGPLSRNLKASCNNRPLRPWRSQRHAMQLVGGFSINGEPTAWALWGPICLGPHALLWKWKEHIDRRFMSRLQGTHMAEENHDSQGAMLCRGCAAKFPADDLEAALEEAGFAKLGNTPEDAASIPETQSTDGDPVLQSVDGFPALISDPWLNARLTALHACSDLWACGARVRSAQAVVTLPQAAQSLQRLLLSQTLAGLRSALEAQGAELIGGHTLESRSHTEGTLSLGVQVALNVQGSAQGPIWNKRGIQAGDQLLLSGSLGMGVLFAAAMKGAVRPGELDKALAQMNRSQHRLVDLLRNLEKEHPGQLHAATDITGFGLLGHLGEMLGDAPEVTAQPQVILDAEKIPALPGALELLSAGHSSSLAPANRRAFALLHPKAQLSGHALVTLTMGQKTKNSRSSRALLDLLVDPQTCGPLLISIAPEMAKALLAQAPDEWRSIGRAFSHSRN, from the coding sequence ATGAAAGGGCATCTGGTGCTGGCCGGAGGAGGGCACAGCCATGCATTGCTGCTTAGGAAATGGGTCATGAACCCTGGCAGCAGACCAAACACTTTCATCACCCTGGTCAGTCGGCATAGCACCGCTCTTTATTCAGGAATGGTTCCAGGACTTGTAGCAGGCCTTTACCAGCGCGAAGAACTGGAGATCGATCTGAGACAGCTGACGGATCAGGCCGAAGTTGCTCTCATCGTCGCGGAGATCAAAGGGCTTGATCCCGCAAAACACAAACTCTGGTTAGCTGATCGACCGCCAATTGGATACGACCAGCTCAGCCTCAACGTGGGCTGCATCACCAACAACCTTGGCCCTATCCAACAAGACACCCTCGCGATTAAACCGCTGGAACAGGCCCTCACCGCGATCGATGAGGCCGACGCGAATTCACTGACCGCTCCAGTACGAATTCTGGGTTCAGGCCTAGCGGCAATCGAAGTGAGCCTTGCTCTACGCCATCGCTGGCCCAGCCGAACGTTGAGCCTCCAAGCACGAACGGACTCCATTCACCCACCATTTCAAAGAGGCTTAGCCCTTGCAGGGGTATCGGTGCAACCAGCCTCTACCCCTGGAGGGAGGACCAAACCCTCCCTCCAGGGAAAGAAAAGCCTCGATCTGAACTGCACTGGTAGCTGTGCACCCACCTGGTTGAAAGACAGCGGGTTACCAGTCGACGAGCGAGGGAGAGTGCGAACAGAAGCCACTCTGGAAGTGCTGGGCCATTCAGGCCATTTCGCGGCAGGAGACTGCGCTGTGATCGACGCCGACCCACGACCCGCTTCCGGCGTCTGGGCTGTACGAGCCGCTGGGCCCTTGTCACGCAACCTCAAGGCCAGCTGCAACAACAGGCCATTACGTCCCTGGCGCTCCCAGCGTCATGCCATGCAGTTAGTAGGCGGTTTCAGCATCAACGGGGAACCAACAGCATGGGCCCTCTGGGGTCCGATCTGCCTAGGCCCCCACGCCTTGCTGTGGAAATGGAAAGAGCACATTGACCGCCGGTTTATGTCCCGATTGCAAGGGACGCATATGGCTGAAGAAAACCACGATTCGCAAGGCGCCATGCTTTGCCGGGGCTGTGCCGCAAAATTTCCCGCAGATGATCTAGAAGCAGCCCTCGAGGAAGCCGGATTCGCCAAGCTTGGCAATACACCAGAGGATGCCGCATCCATACCAGAGACCCAAAGCACAGATGGCGATCCCGTTTTGCAAAGCGTGGATGGTTTCCCAGCACTGATCAGTGATCCATGGCTTAATGCCAGGCTTACGGCTCTGCACGCCTGTTCCGACCTCTGGGCGTGTGGCGCAAGAGTGCGCTCAGCCCAAGCCGTGGTCACTCTGCCGCAAGCGGCTCAATCGTTGCAACGACTGTTGCTCAGCCAAACTCTTGCCGGCCTGAGATCGGCGCTTGAGGCCCAAGGCGCAGAGCTGATCGGCGGCCACACCCTGGAATCACGCAGCCATACCGAGGGGACATTGAGCCTAGGGGTTCAGGTGGCTTTGAACGTGCAGGGTTCAGCGCAAGGTCCGATTTGGAACAAGCGCGGAATACAAGCCGGCGACCAGTTGTTACTCAGCGGTTCACTTGGTATGGGCGTGCTCTTCGCTGCAGCCATGAAAGGGGCCGTGCGGCCAGGTGAACTTGACAAGGCACTGGCACAAATGAATAGGAGCCAACATCGGCTAGTTGATCTACTTAGGAATCTTGAGAAAGAGCACCCTGGTCAACTCCATGCCGCAACTGATATCACTGGATTTGGGCTTTTAGGCCACCTAGGCGAGATGCTCGGGGACGCTCCCGAAGTCACAGCACAGCCTCAAGTCATTTTGGACGCGGAAAAAATCCCAGCCTTACCAGGAGCCCTAGAACTATTGAGTGCAGGCCACTCGAGCAGCCTTGCTCCAGCAAATAGGCGAGCCTTCGCATTGCTGCATCCCAAGGCGCAGCTCTCAGGGCATGCCTTGGTAACGCTGACGATGGGCCAAAAAACCAAGAACAGCAGATCTAGCAGAGCATTGCTGGATCTATTAGTTGATCCCCAAACATGCGGACCACTTCTGATCAGCATCGCTCCAGAAATGGCCAAAGCACTCCTGGCCCAGGCCCCAGACGAGTGGCGGTCGATTGGCAGAGCATTTTCTCATTCAAGAAACTAA
- the galE gene encoding UDP-glucose 4-epimerase GalE — MAQLLITGGAGFIGSHTCLVLLEAGHQLLVLDDFSNSSAIALERVAELAGARLQRDQPTLRAAPETLTLVEGDIRDAQCLDALFTSTKTFDQPIEAVIHFAGLKAVGESVQQPLRYWDVNVVGSQRLLSAMDRHSCRTLVFSSSATLYGYPDQVPIPETAPIQPINPYGASKQAAEALFADIAGCSGKPEPIQASQGGWRIARLRYFNPVGAHPSGRIGEDPNGIPNNLFPFITQVAIGRRPELTVFGDDWPTPDGTGVRDYIHVMDLAEGHREALHSLLNTDPQLLTLNLGSGQGASVLDVVKAMEAASQRAIPYRIAPRRPGDAALTVANPTLAAQHLHWRTQRSLAEICRDGWAWQQANPQGYIRQT; from the coding sequence ATGGCTCAGCTGCTGATTACGGGCGGAGCCGGCTTTATCGGCAGCCATACCTGCCTTGTGCTGCTGGAGGCTGGCCATCAACTGTTGGTGCTGGACGATTTCAGCAACAGCTCAGCGATCGCCCTGGAACGGGTCGCTGAACTCGCAGGCGCCCGCTTGCAGCGAGATCAACCAACCCTGCGAGCAGCACCGGAAACGTTGACCCTTGTGGAGGGAGATATCAGGGACGCCCAATGCCTGGATGCCCTGTTCACAAGCACAAAAACGTTCGACCAGCCGATTGAGGCGGTGATTCATTTCGCTGGACTAAAGGCTGTGGGTGAATCGGTTCAACAGCCTTTGCGCTACTGGGATGTGAACGTTGTTGGCTCTCAGAGACTGCTGAGTGCGATGGACCGCCACAGCTGCCGCACCCTGGTGTTCAGCAGTAGCGCAACCCTTTACGGCTACCCGGATCAAGTGCCGATTCCGGAAACGGCTCCGATCCAACCGATCAATCCCTACGGAGCCAGCAAACAAGCCGCGGAAGCCCTATTTGCCGACATAGCAGGCTGCAGCGGCAAACCCGAACCGATCCAAGCCAGCCAGGGTGGCTGGCGCATTGCAAGGTTGCGCTATTTCAATCCCGTAGGCGCCCACCCCAGTGGCCGGATTGGGGAAGACCCCAACGGCATCCCCAACAATCTGTTCCCCTTTATTACGCAGGTGGCCATAGGCCGCCGGCCTGAACTCACCGTGTTTGGTGACGACTGGCCCACGCCGGATGGAACCGGAGTCCGCGACTACATCCACGTGATGGATCTAGCCGAAGGTCACCGAGAAGCACTCCATTCGCTGCTCAACACTGATCCCCAATTGCTCACCCTCAATCTGGGGAGCGGGCAGGGAGCGAGCGTGCTGGATGTGGTGAAGGCTATGGAAGCGGCGAGCCAGCGTGCGATTCCTTATCGAATCGCTCCCAGGCGTCCTGGCGATGCCGCCCTCACCGTGGCCAATCCAACTCTGGCGGCCCAACACCTCCATTGGCGCACGCAGCGCTCGCTCGCCGAGATCTGCCGTGATGGCTGGGCTTGGCAACAGGCCAATCCGCAGGGCTACATCCGCCAAACATGA
- the hisS gene encoding histidine--tRNA ligase produces the protein MSQLQTLRGMVDLLPEQTRRWQAVESVAREHFRCAGLDEIRTPLLEFTDLFARGIGEGTDVVGKEMYTFLDRGDRSCTLRPEGTASVVRAALQHGLLSQGAQRLWYGGPMFRYERPQAGRQRQFHQIGVEFLGASSPRSDAEVIALAWDLLTDLGIQGLNLEINSLGTPDDRQRFRSELVQWLEERVEQLDAESQARLTTNPLRILDSKDKGTQQLLNDAPTLLKALSKESVDRFEQVCALLTALQIPYQLNPRLVRGLDYYGHTAFEITSDQLGAQATVCGGGRYDGLIQQLGGPVTPAIGWALGMERLLLVISAAAQADPDGAAARLTATPSPLVYVINRGEQAEPQALSLARQWRGAGLAVELDGSSASFGKQFKRADRSGAPWAVVLGDEEASAGQVRLKPLRGEGEEKQLTWEDALSYLMKQR, from the coding sequence GTGAGTCAGCTGCAGACTTTGCGCGGAATGGTGGATCTGCTGCCGGAGCAGACACGACGTTGGCAGGCTGTTGAGTCGGTGGCGCGCGAACATTTTCGCTGCGCGGGTTTAGACGAGATTCGAACGCCGTTGCTCGAATTCACGGATCTGTTCGCCCGGGGCATTGGTGAGGGAACGGATGTGGTGGGTAAGGAGATGTATACCTTCTTGGATCGTGGCGACCGCTCTTGCACCCTGCGTCCAGAAGGCACCGCCTCTGTGGTGAGAGCAGCCCTGCAACATGGCTTGCTCAGCCAGGGAGCTCAGCGGCTGTGGTACGGCGGCCCGATGTTCCGCTATGAACGTCCTCAGGCTGGCCGTCAGCGACAGTTTCACCAGATCGGTGTTGAATTTCTCGGGGCCAGCAGTCCGCGAAGCGATGCTGAGGTGATTGCCCTGGCCTGGGATTTGTTGACTGACTTGGGAATTCAGGGCCTCAATCTTGAAATCAACAGCCTGGGCACTCCAGATGATCGCCAGCGGTTTCGCTCTGAGCTTGTGCAGTGGCTTGAGGAGCGCGTTGAGCAGTTGGATGCAGAGTCCCAAGCGCGTCTCACCACGAACCCCCTGCGCATTCTTGACAGCAAAGACAAGGGCACCCAGCAGCTGCTGAATGATGCGCCAACGTTGTTGAAGGCACTCAGTAAGGAGAGTGTGGATCGGTTTGAGCAGGTGTGTGCCCTGCTGACCGCGCTGCAGATTCCCTATCAACTCAATCCTCGCTTGGTGCGCGGTCTCGATTACTACGGCCACACTGCCTTTGAAATCACCAGCGATCAACTTGGTGCCCAGGCCACGGTCTGTGGCGGTGGTCGTTACGACGGTCTGATCCAGCAATTGGGTGGTCCAGTTACGCCCGCGATCGGCTGGGCATTAGGGATGGAACGTCTGTTGCTGGTGATCTCCGCTGCTGCGCAAGCCGATCCCGATGGAGCTGCGGCACGGCTCACTGCGACGCCATCACCGCTGGTCTACGTGATCAATCGCGGCGAGCAGGCTGAACCGCAAGCGTTGAGCTTGGCCCGGCAATGGCGGGGGGCAGGCCTTGCCGTTGAGCTGGATGGCTCGAGCGCGTCGTTCGGCAAGCAGTTCAAGCGTGCCGATCGTTCCGGTGCGCCATGGGCTGTGGTGCTTGGCGACGAAGAGGCTTCGGCCGGCCAGGTGCGGCTGAAGCCCTTGCGTGGTGAGGGGGAGGAAAAGCAACTCACCTGGGAGGACGCGCTGTCTTACCTCATGAAACAGCGATAA
- a CDS encoding nucleotide sugar dehydrogenase, whose amino-acid sequence MSSNPTIQSICCIGAGYVGGPTMAVIADRCPDVKVTVVDINQDRIAAWNNGDLSKLPVYEPGLDAVVERARGRNLFFSTAVEETIASADMVFISVNTPTKTKGLGAGQASDLRWVEACARTVAKAAQGYTIVVEKSTLPVRTAEAVKAILGSVDPSSELKTFSVLSNPEFLAEGTAIRDLASPDRVLIGGDNAEAIDALAEIYQQWVPEEKILRTNLWSSELSKLTANAFLAQRISSINSVAALCEATGADVREVAKAIGTDSRIGPKFLSAGPGFGGSCFQKDILNLVYLCRHFGLPDVADYWESVVLLNTWQQHRIARLVVQKLFGTVTGKRLAILGFAFKADTNDTREAPAIRICRDLLEEGAQLAIHDPKVDPEQISRDLKLIASHAPEADAGPTRGALSGEATWWPSPDVASALRGADAVLILTEWKQYRELDWAALAPLMRKPAWLFDARGVADPKQVASAGLNVWRVGEGDA is encoded by the coding sequence ATGAGCAGCAATCCCACGATTCAATCGATTTGCTGTATCGGTGCTGGCTATGTAGGCGGTCCCACCATGGCTGTGATCGCCGATCGCTGTCCGGATGTGAAGGTCACGGTTGTGGACATCAATCAGGATCGGATTGCTGCCTGGAACAACGGCGATCTCTCCAAGTTGCCTGTGTATGAACCAGGCCTGGATGCGGTGGTGGAGCGGGCCCGCGGGCGCAATTTATTTTTCTCCACGGCTGTGGAGGAAACGATTGCGTCTGCGGACATGGTGTTCATCTCCGTAAACACACCCACCAAGACCAAGGGCCTGGGTGCTGGGCAGGCCAGTGATCTTCGCTGGGTGGAAGCCTGCGCGCGAACGGTGGCGAAGGCCGCTCAGGGCTACACGATCGTGGTGGAGAAAAGTACCCTTCCGGTTCGAACGGCGGAAGCCGTCAAGGCGATTTTGGGGTCCGTTGATCCATCGTCGGAGCTGAAAACTTTTTCGGTGCTTTCCAATCCTGAGTTTTTGGCTGAGGGGACGGCGATTCGCGATCTTGCAAGCCCAGATCGCGTCTTGATCGGTGGGGATAATGCCGAAGCGATCGATGCTTTGGCAGAGATTTATCAACAGTGGGTGCCTGAAGAGAAGATTCTTCGCACCAATTTGTGGAGCAGCGAGTTGTCCAAGCTCACCGCTAACGCGTTTCTTGCGCAGAGAATTAGCTCGATCAACTCCGTTGCGGCTCTGTGTGAAGCCACCGGTGCGGATGTGCGCGAGGTGGCGAAGGCGATCGGCACCGATAGCCGGATTGGACCCAAATTTCTGAGTGCAGGCCCTGGTTTTGGGGGTAGTTGTTTCCAGAAAGATATCCTCAATTTGGTGTATCTCTGTCGTCACTTCGGTTTGCCAGATGTGGCCGACTATTGGGAGAGTGTGGTGTTGCTGAACACCTGGCAACAGCACCGCATCGCCCGCTTGGTGGTTCAGAAATTGTTTGGCACGGTCACGGGCAAGCGACTGGCCATTTTGGGCTTTGCGTTTAAGGCGGACACCAACGACACGCGCGAGGCTCCAGCGATTCGAATTTGCAGAGATCTTCTTGAAGAAGGCGCTCAGCTGGCCATTCATGATCCAAAGGTGGATCCGGAACAGATCAGCCGCGATTTAAAACTGATTGCGAGCCACGCACCGGAGGCGGATGCCGGGCCAACTCGGGGTGCCTTGAGTGGAGAAGCCACCTGGTGGCCCAGCCCCGATGTGGCCTCAGCGCTGCGGGGTGCCGATGCCGTCCTGATCCTCACGGAGTGGAAGCAGTATCGGGAGCTGGATTGGGCCGCACTTGCGCCGTTGATGCGCAAACCGGCTTGGTTGTTTGATGCCCGTGGCGTCGCTGACCCGAAACAAGTTGCCTCCGCTGGTCTTAACGTTTGGCGCGTTGGCGAGGGTGACGCGTGA
- a CDS encoding NAD-dependent epimerase, translated as MSQVSLRPILVTGAAGFIGAALCERLLQRGDRVIGIDNLNDYYDPALKQARLARIETLAVSTAGAWSFHRLALEDGDALLKLFAAEQPRVVVNLAAQAGVRYSLENPAAYIQSNLVGFGHILEGCRHHGVDNLVYASSSSVYGGNRNLPFHEQQAVNHPVSLYAASKKANELMAHTYSHLYGLPATGLRFFTVYGPWGRPDMAPMLFARAILAGEPIKVFNHGKMQRDFTYIDDIVEGVLRCCDQPATSNLDFDPMQPDPATAAAPHRVFNIGNSQPTELLRFIEVMEQALGREAIKDFQPMQPGDVVATAANTEALETWVGFKPSTPIEEGIQRFADWYRKFYQP; from the coding sequence GTGAGCCAGGTGTCTTTACGTCCGATTTTGGTCACAGGTGCGGCTGGCTTCATCGGAGCCGCGTTGTGCGAGCGACTGCTTCAACGCGGTGATCGTGTGATCGGCATTGACAATCTCAATGATTACTACGACCCAGCCCTGAAGCAGGCACGTCTTGCTCGCATTGAGACACTGGCCGTGTCAACGGCGGGAGCTTGGAGTTTCCACCGCTTGGCCTTGGAGGATGGTGATGCCTTGCTCAAGCTGTTTGCGGCAGAGCAGCCTCGCGTGGTGGTCAATCTTGCTGCCCAAGCGGGTGTTCGTTACTCACTGGAGAATCCAGCTGCCTACATCCAGAGCAATTTGGTGGGCTTTGGCCACATCCTTGAAGGTTGTCGTCACCACGGCGTTGACAATTTGGTGTACGCCTCCAGCAGCTCGGTGTATGGCGGCAACCGCAATTTGCCGTTTCACGAACAGCAAGCTGTGAATCACCCCGTGAGCCTCTATGCGGCCAGCAAGAAAGCGAATGAGTTGATGGCACACACCTACAGCCACCTCTATGGGTTGCCAGCAACTGGCTTGCGCTTTTTTACGGTTTACGGCCCATGGGGCAGACCGGATATGGCTCCAATGTTGTTTGCCAGGGCGATCTTGGCGGGTGAACCCATCAAGGTGTTCAATCACGGGAAAATGCAGCGTGATTTCACTTACATCGACGACATCGTGGAGGGTGTGCTGCGCTGTTGCGATCAGCCCGCCACCTCGAATCTCGACTTTGATCCGATGCAACCTGACCCGGCTACGGCTGCTGCACCCCATCGTGTGTTCAATATCGGCAACAGTCAGCCCACCGAACTTCTTCGTTTTATTGAGGTGATGGAACAGGCGTTAGGCAGGGAAGCAATCAAGGATTTTCAGCCGATGCAGCCTGGTGATGTGGTGGCCACGGCTGCAAACACAGAGGCTTTAGAAACTTGGGTGGGATTTAAGCCTTCGACCCCGATCGAAGAGGGCATCCAACGGTTTGCTGATTGGTACCGGAAGTTTTATCAACCATAG
- a CDS encoding photosystem II reaction center protein J, which translates to MSGKKSNLPDGRIPDRLPDGRPAVAWKSRWTEGTLPLWLVATAGGMAVIFVVGLFFYGSYVGVGSA; encoded by the coding sequence ATGAGCGGTAAGAAATCCAATCTGCCAGACGGTCGCATACCAGATCGTCTACCTGATGGCCGACCAGCCGTTGCCTGGAAGTCGCGCTGGACTGAAGGCACTCTTCCTCTTTGGCTTGTTGCCACAGCGGGCGGGATGGCAGTCATTTTTGTTGTTGGCCTCTTCTTTTATGGCTCCTATGTGGGCGTTGGCTCTGCTTAA
- a CDS encoding photosystem II reaction center protein L: MERNPNPNNLPVELNRTSLYLGLLIVFTTGILFSSYFFN; the protein is encoded by the coding sequence ATGGAGCGCAATCCCAACCCCAACAATCTGCCGGTTGAACTAAACCGCACCAGCCTTTATCTCGGGCTGTTGATTGTTTTTACGACTGGAATCCTTTTTTCCAGCTACTTCTTCAACTGA
- the psbF gene encoding cytochrome b559 subunit beta, giving the protein MTQTPATSTPRNYPIFTVRWLALHTLGVPTVFFLGALAAMQFIRR; this is encoded by the coding sequence ATGACACAGACTCCAGCCACTTCAACGCCTCGCAACTACCCGATCTTTACGGTGCGTTGGCTTGCTTTGCACACCTTGGGTGTTCCCACAGTTTTCTTCTTGGGTGCCCTAGCTGCGATGCAGTTTATTCGCCGCTAA
- the psbE gene encoding cytochrome b559 subunit alpha: protein MAAGSTGERPFFEIITSIRYWVIHAITLPSIFLAGFLFVSTGLAYDAFGTPRPDAYFQASESKAPVVSQRYEGKSELDLRLK, encoded by the coding sequence ATGGCTGCCGGCTCCACCGGGGAACGCCCGTTTTTTGAAATCATCACCAGTATTCGCTACTGGGTGATTCATGCCATTACCTTGCCATCCATTTTCTTGGCAGGGTTCCTGTTCGTGTCCACAGGCCTCGCTTACGACGCCTTCGGCACACCTCGTCCAGATGCTTATTTTCAGGCCTCTGAAAGCAAGGCTCCTGTTGTGAGCCAGCGTTATGAGGGCAAATCTGAACTCGACCTGCGCTTGAAATAA